The DNA region AAGAGGCTTCATGGGAAGTAGCCGATTCTCGTACTCAGCAATTTCATTATCATACTCCTAATTTTATGGCGCTGATTAAAGCAAAAGCTGGGCCTTTTACTTTGTTGGTTATGTTAGTTTGTACGGTTATCTATGCTTTACAAATATTTGGTTTAGGATCGCAAATTTTTCAAGCTTTACACTTTCCTGCCGATCCTCAACAGAAATGGCAATTATGGCGTTGGATTTCGCATGCTTTATTGCATTTTTCGATTGCGCATATTGCCTTTAACTTACTATGGTGGTGGCAATTTGGCGGTGATATTGAGAAGAAATTAGGCTCTGGTAAGCTATTACAAATTTTTGTATTGTCTGCAGCTTTATCTGGTGCTGCACAATACTGGGTTGAAGGCGCCAACTTTGGTGGCTTATCTGGTGTTGTGTATGCCTTAATGGGCTATTTGTGGGTTATTGGTTGGCGTAGACCGGACAAAGGATTATTTATTCCTCGCCCATTAGTGGTGTTTATGTTGGCTTGGCTGGTGTTAGGTTTTGTGCAACCTTTTATGGCAATTGCTAATTCTGCGCATTTAGTGGGTTTGCTTGCCGGTTGTGGATTAGCGGCATTAGAAGGTCGAAAGAAAGTGTAATTCTGTGGTGTAGTGACGCCTTTTGTGGTTGCCGGATATTCGGCATTCCTTTCTATTGTTACAATGGCAATTCATTGTCATTGATGTTGTATATGAAAGCATGATGAAACAAGATTATTCTCAACACTTTAATATTTTCGCTCGAATTGATTGGCAACAGGTTCAGTCTTTTCATTTTGCTGACTCTTTCGATCCTGATTGGTTGCTTGAACAAGGCTCTTTATCTCGTTTATTTTCTAAGCAGTGTCATCAGTTGACGGCTCATTTGGTGAATCAACGTATTTTGCCGGCTAAATCCTTAACCGATTTTCAATGCTCTATGCTGTTTGCCAGAGGCGCGGTAATTGAAGAGTGTTTACTTCGTGAGGTAGTCTTAGCGGCTGATGATATTCCTTGGCTATTGGGAAGTACTTTGATTCCTCGTTCGTCACTATCGGATGAGCAGTTTGATCTCACTTCTCAAGGAGAAGTACCGCTAGGTTTAACGGTTTTTCAAGCGGATCAGGTGGCTCGTGATGGGCTACATTTAGGGAAAATTGATTGTGAATTAGGCAATTTAGCTGCCCGAAGTTCACGCTTGTGGATGAATCAAAAACCCATGTTAGTCGCCGAGTTGTTTCTTCCACCGTCCCCTATTTATCGCAAGGATTGAATGATATGAATATGGAAAAAGCAGCCGCGTATTGGCAGCTTACTCGTATGAATCGGCCAATTGGTTCGTTATTGTTGATGTGGCCTACGGTGTGGGCGTTGCTGTTAGCTGCCAATGGAATTCCACAATGGAATGTATTTGTGGTGTTTGTATTAGGTGTATTTTCAATGCGCTCTGCAGGTTGTGTGATTAATGATTTTGCTGATCGTAAAGTGGATGGGCATGTAAAGCGTACGAAAAATCGCCCATTACCTTCAGGTTTGGTGAGTAGCAAAGAAGCTTTAGTATTATTTTTCTCACTAGTATTGGTATCTTTTTTATTAGTATTGAGTATGAATTGGCTGACCATTCAACTGTCGCTAGTGGGCGTGGTTTTAGCGTTTATATACCCATTTATGAAGCGTTATACTCACGTTCCTCAGCTTTTTTTAGGCTTAGCTTTTAGCTGGGCTATTCCGATGGCATGGGCGGCAGAAGCAGGATCGATTCCTACAGAAGTATGGTTGGTTTTTGCCATTAATGTGCTTTGGACCATTGCTTATGACACTCAATACGCCATGGTTGACCGCGATGACGATTTGAAAATAGGCATCAAGTCGACAGCGATTTTATTTGGTCGCTTTGATAAATTAATTATTGGTTTATTACAGTTGGCAAGTTTGCTGTTGCTGATGGTACTTGGTTCGTGGTTATCATTATCTCAAAGCTATTACTGGGGGCTGCTTGCTGCAGCCGCT from Vibrio casei includes:
- the glpG gene encoding rhomboid family intramembrane serine protease GlpG, whose protein sequence is MVRLVALNNPRLAQAFIDYMASRHIEVQMMPEGDGQFALWLKQAEYQVETEAELAIFLENPHAAKYQEASWEVADSRTQQFHYHTPNFMALIKAKAGPFTLLVMLVCTVIYALQIFGLGSQIFQALHFPADPQQKWQLWRWISHALLHFSIAHIAFNLLWWWQFGGDIEKKLGSGKLLQIFVLSAALSGAAQYWVEGANFGGLSGVVYALMGYLWVIGWRRPDKGLFIPRPLVVFMLAWLVLGFVQPFMAIANSAHLVGLLAGCGLAALEGRKKV
- a CDS encoding chorismate lyase, translating into MKQDYSQHFNIFARIDWQQVQSFHFADSFDPDWLLEQGSLSRLFSKQCHQLTAHLVNQRILPAKSLTDFQCSMLFARGAVIEECLLREVVLAADDIPWLLGSTLIPRSSLSDEQFDLTSQGEVPLGLTVFQADQVARDGLHLGKIDCELGNLAARSSRLWMNQKPMLVAELFLPPSPIYRKD
- the ubiA gene encoding 4-hydroxybenzoate octaprenyltransferase; its protein translation is MNMEKAAAYWQLTRMNRPIGSLLLMWPTVWALLLAANGIPQWNVFVVFVLGVFSMRSAGCVINDFADRKVDGHVKRTKNRPLPSGLVSSKEALVLFFSLVLVSFLLVLSMNWLTIQLSLVGVVLAFIYPFMKRYTHVPQLFLGLAFSWAIPMAWAAEAGSIPTEVWLVFAINVLWTIAYDTQYAMVDRDDDLKIGIKSTAILFGRFDKLIIGLLQLASLLLLMVLGSWLSLSQSYYWGLLAAAALFVYQQRLIKDRDRDACFTAFLNNNYVGMVIAVGILMSVI